One window of the Mycobacterium xenopi genome contains the following:
- a CDS encoding heavy-metal-associated domain-containing protein, whose translation MNTVSVTVTGMSCGHCASAVREEIAKVSGVTAVDVDMTDGKVTIESAGPLDSDAIENAVDEAGYHLAR comes from the coding sequence ATGAACACTGTCAGTGTGACCGTCACCGGAATGAGTTGCGGACACTGCGCCTCCGCGGTACGGGAAGAGATCGCAAAGGTCTCCGGTGTGACGGCCGTCGATGTGGATATGACCGATGGGAAAGTGACAATCGAGAGCGCCGGACCCCTGGACAGCGACGCAATCGAGAACGCCGTCGACGAGGCGGGCTATCATCTCGCGCGCTGA
- a CDS encoding heavy metal translocating P-type ATPase, translated as MRPVTQRTPSRHVELDIGGMTCASCAARIEKKLNKLPGIAAAVNFATEKARVDYVGDVTAEQLVQTIERAGYRAELSKRKEPEPDAGSGSTTEEDSTAALRRRLLVCLVLSLPVIAMAMIPALQFTNWQWLSLTLAAPVVVWGALPFHQAAWANLRQRTATMDTLISMGTIAAFGWSIYALFWGTAGMPGMRHPFELTITRTDGTSNVYLEVAAGVTTFILAGRYFEARSKRRAGAALRALLELSAKDVAVRRNGVEQRIPIEQLVVGDEFVVRPGEKIATDGIVIEGSSAVDASMLTGESVPVEVGPDDQVVGATVNVGGRLVVRANRIGSDTQLAQMAKLVEEAQTGKARAQRLADKISGIFVPIVIALSAATLAFWIGTGEPIAAALTAAIAVLIIACPCALGLATPTALMVGTGRGAQLGILIKGPEVLESTRRIDTMVLDKTGTVTTGTMNLLDVITADGEQPAQVLRVAGALEDSSEHPIATAIAKAARQKVGELPPVEGFTNLEGLGVQGVVEGHAVVVGRERLLADWAQHLPDKLARSMREAESEGKTAVTVGWDGTARALLVVADAVKPTSAEAVRQLRSMGMTPILLTGDNQAAARAIGKQVGIDEVIAEVLPQDKVDTIKRLQAEGKVVAMVGDGVNDAAALAQADLGLAIGTGTDIAIEASDLTLVRGDLRAVPDAIRLARKTLATIKGNLFWAFAYNIAALPLAAAGLLNPMLAGAAMAVSSAFVVSNSLQLRRFQSIVTESAVKPRAT; from the coding sequence GTGAGGCCCGTTACCCAAAGAACCCCGAGCCGCCACGTCGAGTTGGACATCGGCGGTATGACGTGCGCGTCCTGCGCGGCCCGAATTGAGAAGAAGCTGAACAAGCTGCCCGGGATAGCGGCAGCGGTCAACTTCGCCACCGAGAAAGCCCGGGTCGACTACGTCGGGGATGTCACAGCCGAACAGCTGGTGCAAACCATCGAACGAGCCGGATATAGGGCGGAGCTTTCCAAGCGGAAAGAGCCTGAACCAGATGCTGGTTCAGGAAGCACGACCGAGGAAGACTCGACCGCTGCGCTGCGGCGGCGGCTGCTGGTCTGCCTGGTGTTGTCCCTGCCGGTGATCGCGATGGCGATGATTCCGGCGCTGCAATTCACCAACTGGCAATGGCTGTCGCTGACATTGGCGGCGCCGGTGGTCGTGTGGGGTGCGCTCCCGTTCCATCAGGCCGCGTGGGCCAACCTGCGCCAGCGCACCGCGACCATGGACACGCTGATCTCGATGGGCACGATCGCCGCGTTCGGCTGGTCGATCTACGCCCTGTTCTGGGGCACGGCCGGAATGCCTGGGATGAGGCACCCGTTCGAGTTGACCATCACTCGCACCGACGGCACCAGCAACGTCTATCTCGAGGTGGCCGCGGGGGTGACGACATTCATCCTCGCCGGCCGCTACTTCGAGGCGCGCTCCAAGCGGCGTGCCGGCGCGGCGTTGCGCGCCCTGCTTGAGCTGAGCGCCAAGGACGTCGCCGTACGCAGAAACGGTGTGGAGCAACGCATCCCGATCGAGCAACTCGTGGTTGGCGATGAATTCGTGGTCCGGCCCGGTGAGAAGATCGCCACCGACGGCATCGTGATCGAGGGCTCTTCGGCGGTCGACGCGTCCATGCTGACCGGCGAATCCGTGCCGGTAGAGGTCGGCCCGGATGACCAAGTTGTCGGCGCCACCGTCAACGTTGGTGGACGACTTGTGGTGCGCGCCAATCGGATCGGTTCCGATACCCAATTGGCGCAGATGGCCAAGCTCGTCGAAGAGGCACAAACCGGCAAAGCCCGGGCGCAACGGCTGGCCGACAAGATCTCCGGGATCTTTGTGCCGATCGTCATCGCACTGTCGGCGGCCACGCTCGCATTCTGGATCGGCACCGGAGAACCGATCGCCGCGGCGTTGACCGCAGCGATCGCGGTGCTGATCATCGCCTGCCCCTGCGCGCTCGGCTTAGCCACCCCCACCGCCCTGATGGTCGGCACGGGCCGCGGCGCACAACTGGGCATCCTCATCAAAGGCCCAGAGGTTCTGGAATCCACGCGGCGCATCGACACGATGGTCCTCGACAAGACCGGGACCGTAACCACCGGGACCATGAACCTGCTCGACGTCATCACCGCCGACGGGGAACAGCCAGCCCAGGTGCTACGAGTTGCGGGTGCACTCGAAGACTCCTCGGAGCACCCCATAGCCACGGCGATCGCCAAGGCCGCCCGCCAAAAAGTCGGCGAGCTGCCGCCCGTCGAGGGCTTCACCAACCTCGAGGGCTTGGGTGTTCAGGGCGTCGTCGAGGGCCACGCGGTCGTCGTCGGCCGCGAGCGGCTTCTTGCCGACTGGGCCCAGCACCTACCGGACAAGCTGGCGCGGTCCATGCGAGAAGCCGAATCGGAGGGCAAGACCGCCGTCACCGTCGGCTGGGACGGCACGGCTCGCGCGCTGCTGGTGGTGGCCGACGCCGTTAAGCCGACCTCCGCCGAAGCGGTACGCCAGCTGCGTTCGATGGGGATGACACCGATTCTGCTCACCGGCGACAACCAGGCCGCCGCGCGCGCGATCGGCAAGCAGGTAGGCATCGATGAAGTCATCGCCGAAGTGCTGCCACAAGACAAGGTCGACACCATCAAGCGGCTGCAGGCCGAAGGCAAAGTGGTGGCCATGGTCGGCGACGGGGTCAACGACGCAGCCGCGCTCGCACAGGCCGATCTCGGACTGGCCATCGGAACTGGCACCGATATCGCCATCGAGGCCAGCGACCTGACACTGGTGCGTGGTGACCTGCGCGCCGTGCCCGACGCGATCCGCCTCGCGCGCAAGACGTTGGCGACGATCAAAGGCAACCTGTTCTGGGCATTCGCCTACAACATCGCCGCCTTGCCACTTGCGGCCGCCGGACTGCTCAACCCGATGCTGGCCGGCGCCGCGATGGCCGTTTCGTCGGCCTTCGTGGTCAGCAACAGTCTGCAGCTACGCCGATTCCAGTCAATCGTGACTGAATCCGCTGTCAAGCCCAGGGCGACGTAA
- a CDS encoding complex I subunit 4 family protein → MLSLIVFLPLAAGFGLLAVPRIGDSGAKLVWVTVAAAETTLTALMWARYRPPPADRLAFEEKARWIPGINSSYHVGVDGLSLPLVIMTAVIFLACAVYGLRGRDRSRLEAALFLFLQAVSLGLFVSADLILFFVFFDLSIVAMYFVIAGWGHGDAGRSALKFFLYTFLGSLALLVGFIGLYIASKPHTFDMVDIAATTPLAKSPLVGGLVLAAILLGLAVKTPTVPFHTWLPPAHTDAPAIGSAVLAGVLLKMGTYGFVRIAMPMLPQAWRSWAWVIIAVGIVSVLYGALVALAQNDFKRMIAYTSVNHMGYIVLAVGAAGLIGGGTAHAGGVAVTGAVTQMVSHGLITGALFLLAGVLYDRAASYDMDAYGGLAGPAPKFAALYAVGAFASLGLPGFSGFIAEFQIFTGSIAATHVTAIALPGIVITTALFLRALQRIFTGKTRGHAVGFGDAYTSEIASAGMLLLLSVAIGVLPRPLLDLIEPAANTLVALVGRSP, encoded by the coding sequence GTGCTTAGCCTGATTGTGTTTTTGCCCCTGGCCGCTGGGTTCGGGCTGCTGGCCGTTCCTCGTATCGGCGACAGCGGCGCCAAGTTGGTCTGGGTCACAGTCGCTGCAGCAGAGACGACACTGACCGCGCTGATGTGGGCGCGATACCGTCCGCCGCCCGCGGATCGCTTGGCGTTCGAGGAAAAAGCGAGGTGGATCCCCGGCATCAATAGCAGCTACCACGTCGGCGTGGATGGTCTGTCGCTGCCGCTGGTGATCATGACCGCGGTGATCTTTCTGGCCTGTGCGGTCTACGGATTGCGCGGGCGCGACCGGTCCAGGCTGGAAGCTGCGCTGTTTTTGTTCCTTCAAGCCGTGAGCCTGGGCCTGTTTGTCTCGGCCGACCTGATCTTGTTCTTCGTCTTCTTTGATTTGTCGATCGTGGCGATGTATTTCGTGATCGCCGGCTGGGGCCACGGCGATGCGGGCCGCTCGGCGCTCAAGTTCTTCCTCTATACCTTTCTCGGCTCCCTGGCTCTGCTGGTGGGGTTCATCGGCCTCTATATCGCGTCCAAGCCACATACCTTTGACATGGTCGACATCGCCGCCACCACCCCGTTGGCCAAAAGCCCCCTGGTGGGCGGGCTGGTGCTGGCGGCTATTCTGCTTGGCTTGGCGGTCAAGACCCCCACCGTTCCGTTCCATACCTGGCTGCCTCCCGCCCACACCGACGCGCCGGCGATCGGCTCCGCCGTTCTGGCCGGGGTGCTGCTGAAGATGGGGACCTACGGGTTTGTGCGGATCGCGATGCCGATGCTTCCGCAGGCGTGGCGCTCGTGGGCCTGGGTGATCATCGCGGTGGGCATCGTGTCGGTGCTCTACGGCGCCCTGGTGGCATTGGCGCAGAACGACTTCAAGCGCATGATCGCCTATACCTCGGTCAACCATATGGGCTACATCGTGCTGGCGGTCGGTGCGGCGGGGCTGATCGGCGGCGGCACTGCTCACGCCGGCGGTGTCGCGGTCACCGGCGCGGTCACCCAGATGGTCAGCCACGGTCTGATCACCGGCGCGCTGTTCCTGCTCGCTGGCGTGCTGTATGACCGGGCGGCAAGCTACGACATGGATGCCTACGGTGGACTGGCCGGCCCGGCCCCGAAGTTCGCTGCCCTATATGCGGTCGGCGCGTTCGCGTCGCTCGGATTACCTGGCTTCTCCGGGTTCATCGCCGAATTCCAGATCTTCACCGGCAGCATCGCGGCCACACACGTCACCGCGATTGCCTTGCCGGGCATCGTGATCACCACCGCTCTGTTTCTGCGTGCGCTTCAACGCATCTTCACCGGTAAGACACGCGGTCACGCGGTCGGCTTCGGCGACGCCTACACCTCCGAGATAGCCTCAGCCGGAATGCTTTTGCTGCTGTCCGTCGCCATCGGCGTGTTGCCGCGGCCACTGCTCGATCTGATCGAACCGGCTGCTAACACACTCGTCGCGCTCGTCGGGAGATCCCCGTGA
- a CDS encoding NADH-quinone oxidoreductase subunit NuoK gives MTLQTVLLVAAAVFSVGLYGALSQQVVVMVMMGLELMINAVILAVAGFWWFVVPAPTGQVLLLVIIAAMTVEMAMGFAMATLLHRERRADMTDMATDLSG, from the coding sequence GTGACCCTGCAGACGGTGCTGCTGGTGGCCGCGGCGGTGTTCAGCGTCGGACTCTACGGCGCGCTGTCCCAGCAAGTCGTGGTGATGGTGATGATGGGACTGGAGTTGATGATCAACGCGGTCATCCTCGCGGTGGCGGGTTTCTGGTGGTTTGTCGTGCCGGCGCCGACGGGGCAGGTGCTGCTCCTGGTGATCATTGCCGCGATGACGGTGGAGATGGCGATGGGATTTGCGATGGCCACGCTGCTGCACCGCGAGCGCCGGGCCGACATGACGGACATGGCCACCGACCTGTCCGGGTGA
- a CDS encoding proton-conducting transporter membrane subunit, producing the protein MTSAAQLLLWLLVCAPAVVGAALVLSGARRWAAAVSVATAAIVVALSIAAAIARPTVSVAYLADANFGMHVDALAATVVPAVAAVTSLVLVFAVGDIRAAQGRFHGLMLLFASAAMLTATAATVPTLLLAWELMGAASYALIGFWWRDQHRVSSGLIAFLTTRSADLGLYVAAGAALAGGAGLALADLPAASSGWREVVAVGVVVAALGKAAQLPFSFWLSRAMDGPSPVSALLHSAAMVAMGAYLLLRVEPLLAATGWVAATVAWVGVATAVLLGVVALAQRDLKQLLAASTAAQLGFVVMAAGVGTVSGGAAQLVAHASTKAGLFLAAGAWLSLLGSKQLDDLRGVARRWPLVGWCASVAALALAGVAPLSLWATKDAVLAAAANRWTGVYAAGVVAAAVSAAYSGKLLVVLWRAKPAQPEADSPTRVANSRDARRLTAFEQAPLVMLSIGAAVSGVLALPPFGSILSRALDNRSAAQATVFGLAGSALLSLGVVVTVVLWRVPEPRWAAAWLGLERVAHVLVAGPTMRLARMLARFDDHVIDRAVDVTAMGVLRAAEGAARIDIRSVDGAVEAVAQRMRALGELARRPQTGQLHQYYLAGVALLMVGVVLVLAVR; encoded by the coding sequence ATGACATCAGCGGCACAGCTGTTGCTGTGGCTCTTGGTTTGCGCGCCGGCAGTGGTTGGTGCCGCGCTCGTGCTCAGTGGAGCGCGCCGGTGGGCGGCGGCGGTCTCGGTGGCCACCGCCGCGATCGTGGTGGCGCTTTCCATCGCGGCCGCCATCGCCCGGCCCACGGTCTCGGTGGCCTACCTGGCGGATGCGAACTTTGGGATGCACGTTGACGCTTTGGCCGCCACGGTGGTGCCCGCGGTCGCTGCGGTGACCTCGCTGGTGCTGGTGTTCGCCGTCGGGGATATCCGGGCCGCGCAGGGCCGCTTTCACGGGTTGATGCTGCTGTTTGCTTCGGCCGCAATGTTGACGGCGACGGCCGCGACGGTGCCGACCTTGCTGCTGGCGTGGGAACTGATGGGGGCCGCGTCATACGCGCTGATCGGGTTCTGGTGGCGCGACCAGCACCGAGTGTCGTCGGGTCTGATCGCGTTCCTAACTACCCGTTCCGCTGATCTGGGGCTCTATGTGGCCGCGGGTGCTGCGCTGGCCGGTGGCGCGGGACTCGCATTGGCGGATCTGCCCGCCGCGAGTAGTGGCTGGCGCGAGGTCGTCGCGGTTGGTGTGGTGGTCGCCGCGCTGGGTAAGGCCGCGCAGCTGCCGTTTTCGTTTTGGTTGTCGCGGGCGATGGACGGACCTAGCCCGGTCAGCGCGCTGCTGCACTCGGCGGCGATGGTCGCGATGGGCGCGTATCTGCTGCTGCGGGTCGAGCCGCTGCTCGCGGCCACCGGATGGGTGGCCGCTACCGTCGCGTGGGTTGGGGTCGCGACGGCGGTGCTGCTGGGTGTGGTGGCTCTGGCCCAGCGCGATCTCAAGCAACTGCTCGCCGCCTCGACCGCGGCGCAGCTCGGATTCGTCGTGATGGCCGCGGGCGTGGGCACGGTCAGTGGTGGCGCTGCACAGCTGGTGGCCCATGCCAGCACCAAGGCAGGATTGTTCCTGGCCGCCGGCGCGTGGCTGTCCCTGCTGGGCAGCAAGCAACTCGACGATCTGCGGGGCGTTGCTCGCCGCTGGCCACTCGTGGGTTGGTGTGCCAGTGTCGCGGCTCTGGCCCTGGCCGGGGTGGCGCCGCTGTCGCTGTGGGCGACCAAGGATGCTGTCCTTGCCGCGGCAGCGAATCGCTGGACGGGGGTTTATGCAGCAGGTGTCGTTGCGGCGGCTGTCTCGGCGGCCTACTCAGGAAAACTTCTGGTAGTTCTGTGGCGCGCTAAACCCGCACAGCCAGAAGCTGATTCACCCACCCGAGTGGCGAACTCGAGAGACGCGCGACGGCTCACGGCTTTCGAACAAGCGCCGCTGGTCATGCTGTCCATCGGGGCCGCGGTGTCCGGTGTGCTTGCCTTGCCCCCGTTCGGCTCGATACTCAGCCGCGCCTTGGACAACCGATCAGCCGCCCAGGCAACGGTTTTCGGGCTGGCCGGTTCTGCTCTGTTGTCGCTCGGGGTTGTGGTGACCGTGGTGCTGTGGCGGGTGCCGGAGCCGAGGTGGGCCGCTGCCTGGCTCGGCCTTGAACGAGTCGCGCATGTGCTTGTCGCCGGACCCACCATGCGTCTCGCCCGCATGCTGGCCCGATTCGACGACCATGTGATCGACCGGGCCGTGGATGTGACGGCCATGGGTGTGCTGCGGGCCGCTGAAGGCGCGGCACGGATCGACATTCGAAGCGTCGACGGTGCAGTCGAGGCGGTCGCGCAGCGCATGCGTGCACTCGGCGAGCTGGCCCGCAGACCGCAAACCGGTCAGCTGCACCAGTACTACCTTGCCGGCGTGGCGCTGCTCATGGTCGGTGTCGTGCTGGTGCTTGCGGTGAGGTGA
- a CDS encoding complex I subunit 1 family protein: protein MAEATTTTVPGVWAFAAAALLSLLALYAASVNGVLTTRGHTARAIATPLWETARLMRQRRRTTVAADRLLWRAGGAGLLVVALLMVAVVPLGRWTLVDLDVGVVWFNAMDVMVWALVWLAGWGPNSAHSLVGGYRFLAHALGYELPLMFALVAPAIAAQSLHIGTVVATQRALWFAVWMPIAFVVYCIGVVGFSVWGPFIPAIGADIAGGVTVELSGVDRLVFLAGRYALLAAGAAFAVPMFLGGGAGPLLPDWMWVLVKTVALLTAFVWLRRRVPVFRPDKFMEIGWVVLLPAVLVQDLVVAVIAV, encoded by the coding sequence ATGGCTGAGGCGACCACCACGACCGTGCCCGGCGTTTGGGCCTTTGCTGCCGCGGCGTTGCTGTCGCTGCTCGCGCTGTACGCCGCCAGCGTTAACGGGGTGCTCACCACGCGCGGGCACACCGCACGAGCCATCGCCACACCGCTGTGGGAGACCGCGCGCTTGATGCGGCAGCGCCGCCGCACCACCGTGGCTGCCGACAGGCTGCTATGGCGGGCGGGTGGTGCCGGCTTGCTTGTCGTCGCCCTGCTGATGGTGGCGGTAGTGCCGCTCGGGCGGTGGACGCTGGTCGATCTCGATGTCGGTGTGGTCTGGTTCAACGCGATGGACGTGATGGTGTGGGCGTTGGTGTGGCTTGCCGGATGGGGGCCTAACTCCGCACATTCACTCGTTGGCGGCTACCGCTTTTTAGCCCACGCACTGGGGTACGAGCTGCCGCTGATGTTCGCGCTCGTCGCCCCGGCTATCGCAGCGCAGAGCCTGCATATCGGCACTGTCGTGGCTACCCAGCGCGCCTTGTGGTTCGCGGTGTGGATGCCGATCGCTTTCGTGGTCTATTGCATTGGCGTAGTGGGCTTTTCCGTGTGGGGTCCATTTATCCCGGCGATCGGTGCCGACATCGCCGGCGGAGTGACCGTTGAACTATCTGGGGTTGATCGGCTGGTTTTCCTAGCTGGCCGGTATGCGCTGCTCGCCGCGGGCGCGGCGTTCGCGGTGCCGATGTTTCTCGGCGGCGGTGCCGGACCATTGCTGCCGGACTGGATGTGGGTGCTGGTGAAAACCGTGGCGCTGCTGACGGCATTCGTGTGGTTGCGTCGGCGGGTTCCGGTGTTTCGCCCGGACAAGTTCATGGAAATCGGCTGGGTGGTGTTGTTGCCGGCCGTGCTGGTGCAAGACCTCGTTGTCGCCGTCATCGCCGTCTGA
- a CDS encoding NADH-quinone oxidoreductase subunit N, producing the protein MRPLLMLPEMLVFAGGLVVMISGSFLAKHRQWWTSVIAAMVLAGATLAAITGMTGPDQSAFDDTFAIDTSTGLARIVAAIGALLVLAVAGDEIRGSPRESETYALLLFSTTGVLILAGADDLLVLITGFLLTSIPLYGLIGLLRSPTAAEATMKAYLIGALFGIVLMLGVSILYAVTGATSYHELGFRLGNAPAGAVAAGAVAVLAALMFEAGGVPAHFWVPDAAQGANGTAAMFLTTVPKIGALIALYRLATVLPDTIGWPLLVAVLAVASMTLGNLAAYWQQDPRRLLGWSTVSQVGFLLVPIVVAGRSDLALPSLLFYLAGYTLTNSAAFAVTTALPGRRDLGAYRGLARSQPCLAGALLVALLGLLGTPPTAVFVGKLTTATAAWDGGQSWLAVVVFVNSLISLFYYLRWIIPSFRQSTAHCGDVFDPKKSSSITAVLASGVSLALGISAGAVWQLLT; encoded by the coding sequence ATGCGGCCACTGCTCATGTTGCCGGAAATGCTGGTCTTCGCCGGGGGACTCGTGGTGATGATCAGCGGATCTTTCCTCGCGAAGCACCGGCAGTGGTGGACCAGCGTCATCGCCGCCATGGTGCTAGCCGGTGCCACCCTGGCGGCAATCACCGGGATGACGGGGCCCGATCAGAGCGCGTTCGACGACACGTTCGCCATAGATACCAGCACCGGTCTGGCCCGGATCGTTGCTGCGATCGGGGCGCTATTGGTTCTCGCCGTGGCGGGTGACGAAATACGGGGCTCGCCACGAGAAAGCGAGACCTATGCGCTGCTGCTGTTTTCGACCACAGGGGTGCTCATTCTGGCGGGCGCAGATGACCTGCTTGTGCTTATAACCGGGTTCCTGCTCACCAGCATCCCGCTCTATGGGCTGATAGGGCTGCTGCGCTCCCCCACTGCAGCGGAAGCGACGATGAAGGCATACCTGATCGGCGCGCTGTTCGGCATCGTGCTCATGCTCGGTGTATCTATCCTCTACGCCGTCACCGGTGCCACCAGTTATCACGAGCTTGGCTTCCGTCTCGGCAACGCCCCGGCAGGCGCCGTCGCCGCCGGGGCAGTCGCCGTCCTCGCCGCCCTGATGTTCGAGGCCGGCGGTGTGCCCGCGCATTTTTGGGTGCCCGACGCGGCGCAAGGCGCAAACGGCACGGCGGCAATGTTTTTGACAACGGTGCCCAAGATCGGTGCGCTTATCGCCCTATACCGCCTGGCCACGGTCCTGCCGGACACCATCGGATGGCCGCTGCTGGTCGCGGTGTTGGCCGTCGCGAGCATGACGCTGGGCAACCTGGCCGCCTACTGGCAACAGGACCCACGCCGACTGCTGGGATGGTCAACAGTCAGTCAGGTCGGGTTCCTGCTCGTCCCCATCGTGGTGGCCGGCCGCAGCGACCTCGCGCTGCCGTCGCTGCTGTTCTATCTGGCTGGCTACACGCTCACCAATAGCGCCGCGTTCGCGGTGACCACCGCCCTGCCGGGCCGCCGTGACCTCGGCGCCTACCGTGGTCTGGCCCGGTCCCAGCCATGTTTAGCCGGTGCGCTGCTGGTCGCGCTGCTCGGCCTGCTCGGCACTCCCCCGACTGCCGTCTTCGTCGGCAAGCTCACCACCGCCACCGCGGCCTGGGACGGCGGCCAATCGTGGCTTGCCGTGGTCGTTTTCGTGAACTCCCTCATCAGCCTGTTCTACTATCTGCGCTGGATCATTCCGTCGTTCAGGCAGTCAACCGCCCACTGCGGCGACGTATTCGACCCGAAAAAGTCGTCCAGCATCACCGCGGTGCTAGCTTCCGGCGTCAGCCTGGCGTTGGGCATTTCGGCCGGCGCCGTGTGGCAGTTGCTCACTTGA
- a CDS encoding NADH-quinone oxidoreductase subunit A produces MYSGLGWTLLASLAGLAALYGVHRFTAVVPDALISLPYQSGWLPEQHALSRYHARWYPATLVFLAFDVEMLFMYPWAVVVARMGVTAVIEMFVFLGALLVAVVWAWREGALRWA; encoded by the coding sequence GTGTACTCGGGGTTGGGCTGGACGCTACTGGCATCACTAGCCGGCCTTGCGGCACTTTATGGGGTTCATCGTTTCACGGCAGTGGTGCCTGATGCACTGATCTCGCTTCCGTATCAGTCCGGCTGGCTGCCCGAGCAGCATGCGCTGTCGCGCTATCACGCGCGGTGGTATCCGGCGACGCTGGTGTTTCTGGCGTTCGACGTCGAGATGCTGTTCATGTATCCCTGGGCAGTCGTTGTCGCACGGATGGGCGTCACGGCGGTGATCGAGATGTTTGTGTTCCTGGGCGCATTGCTCGTCGCGGTGGTATGGGCATGGCGAGAGGGCGCGCTGCGATGGGCGTGA
- a CDS encoding NADH-quinone oxidoreductase subunit J, whose product MVVHIVYWIAGVIAVLAGAAVFRVNSMARATYALAVSFVAVGVAVLLLQQNYIGVVTILMMVMEMAVMAVYMVMFMGMNPALMPMSMVHDKRRALATAAVTFVVLATGILLTDWPSRRGEPPQDLTAALGEELMGPKMLAMAVISPVMVATIVAAIVLAARRTRYDRFGDDLKRRPARDPQPGGVGP is encoded by the coding sequence ATGGTCGTGCACATCGTGTACTGGATCGCCGGTGTGATCGCTGTGCTGGCCGGGGCCGCTGTGTTTCGGGTGAATTCGATGGCCCGCGCGACATATGCACTCGCGGTCTCGTTCGTGGCGGTAGGTGTCGCGGTGTTGCTGTTGCAGCAGAACTACATCGGCGTCGTGACGATCTTGATGATGGTGATGGAGATGGCGGTGATGGCGGTGTACATGGTCATGTTCATGGGCATGAATCCGGCGCTGATGCCGATGAGCATGGTGCACGACAAGCGCCGGGCCCTGGCCACCGCCGCTGTCACGTTCGTCGTTCTGGCGACCGGGATTTTGTTGACCGACTGGCCGTCCCGGCGAGGCGAACCGCCACAGGATCTCACCGCCGCGCTTGGCGAGGAGTTGATGGGGCCGAAGATGTTGGCCATGGCGGTGATCAGCCCAGTGATGGTGGCCACCATCGTCGCGGCAATTGTTTTGGCTGCCCGCCGAACTCGCTATGACCGATTTGGTGACGACCTCAAGCGCAGACCGGCCCGCGATCCACAACCGGGAGGTGTCGGACCGTGA